Proteins from a genomic interval of Stigmatopora nigra isolate UIUO_SnigA chromosome 19, RoL_Snig_1.1, whole genome shotgun sequence:
- the LOC144212295 gene encoding FRAS1-related extracellular matrix protein 2-like, with translation MLRRLCILWLWAAQVPPEALSGRPAPNPWLSEDAILVANNGIRVPLGRAAFVDPVNDLVLQTRPGDRCAVTLLDDGPPGRRPGRLSPEKFPCDFGPRDVTYTHYGSEIPSGHRLRLQLRYDTGGQSVVVPFTLEVEVVSAPLELVAKNAPLSVGRPRGISDAIDGSILDFAYDRESHKCGVTRQAHGGHRPRYGRLLDGGRLAQMMDCDQLKRAGVRYRHTARGTFPDRDAVPMVAELRDRGGNVARREHFHLTVRIAGGRHNTAPGPSLLAMMTMEVSQSALTAFTPEMLAAEDGESDPGDLLFNITSAPSLEEGYVVSTDDRNSPISSFYQRDLRDLKIAYQPPSLDAHADVIFQLEFQVLDPDGAASDPFAFAVVVKPTSRLVPALARNAGQLIYEGQSRPLTTDNLEIIHRDDPGSVGVRVVGGLRHGVLLVRGTPRDGFAAPDLAAGAVVYRHDGGESYSDNVALRMSDARHHVDFLFPITVVPVDDEPPVVESNGGLVVLHGQTWPVPALALSATDVDSEDSGVKFTVVPPFSAVGATLLRQWDAPEDPSSWRFNSEEGVYEKEVREWLQKDITDGNLFYRHVGPGPATAITDKVVFTLRDDNDPPNESERVTFVIRVLPVDDMAPDAAATQRMNVEEEYKHGPSRYGRAERVLRSAERRKGHVGCFSLQRRGQSGQNIPRPPVQSLVGEGPERRSLGEGGAEKEGLLGEDLFARRRH, from the exons ATGCTGCGCCGGCTTTGCATCTTGTGGCTGTGGGCGGCTCAGGTCCCGCCGGAGGCGCTCTCCGGACGCCCGGCGCCGAACCCCTGGCTCTCCGAGGACGCCATCCTGGTGGCCAACAACGGAATCCGCGTGCCCTTGGGCCGGGCCGCCTTCGTGGACCCGGTCAACGACCTGGTGCTGCAGACGCGGCCGGGCGACCGCTGCGCCGTGACGCTTCTGGACGACGGGCCCCCGGGGCGGCGTCCCGGCCGCCTCTCGCCCGAGAAGTTCCCCTGCGACTTCGGGCCGAGAGACGTCACGTACACCCACTACGGGTCGGAGATTCCCTCGGGCCATCGCCTCCGTCTGCAGCTGCGCTACGACACGGGCGGCCAAAGCGTGGTGGTCCCTTTCACACTGGAGGTGGAGGTGGTCTCGGCCCCCCTGGAACTGGTGGCCAAGAACGCGCCGCTCAGCGTCGGGCGTCCGAGAGGCATCAGCGACGCCATCGACGGCAGCATTTTGGACTTTGCCTACGACCGGGAGAGCCACAAGTGCGGGGTGACGCGGCAGGCCCACGGGGGTCATCGGCCGCGCTACGGGCGGCTGCTGGACGGCGGGAGGCTGGCCCAGATGATGGATTGCGACCAGCTGAAGCGGGCGGGGGTCCGCTACCGGCACACCGCCCGGGGTACCTTCCCCGACCGCGACGCCGTCCCCATGGTGGCGGAGCTGCGGGACCGAGGGGGCAACGTGGCGAGGCGGGAACACTTTCACCTGACGGTCCGAATCGCCGGGGGGCGGCACAACACGGCGCCCGGGCCCAGCTTGCTGGCCATGATGACCATGGAAGTCAGCCAGTCGGCCTTGACGGCGTTCACGCCGGAAATGCTGGCGGCGGAGGACGGCGAGTCGGACCCGGGCGATCTCCTCTTCAACATCACGTCGGCGCCGTCCCTGGAGGAGGGCTACGTGGTGAGCACGGACGACCGCAACTCGCCCATCTCCTCCTTCTACCAACGGGACCTGCGGGACTTGAAGATCGCCTACCAGCCGCCCTCGCTGGACGCCCACGCCGACGTCATCTTCCAGCTGGAGTTTCAAGTGCTGGACCCCGACGGGGCCGCCTCGGACCCCTTCGCCTTTGCCGTGGTGGTCAAGCCCACGAGCAGGCTGGTGCCGGCGCTGGCCCGCAACGCCGGTCAGCTGATCTACGAGGGTCAGTCCCGTCCCCTGACCACGGACAACCTGGAGATAATCCACCGAGATGACCCGGGGTCGGTCGGCGTCAGGGTCGTGGGCGGGCTGCGCCACGGCGTGCTGCTGGTGCGGGGGACCCCACGAGACGGCTTCGCCGCCCCGGACCTGGCCGCCGGCGCCGTGGTCTACCGGCACGACGGCGGCGAGTCGTACAGCGACAACGTGGCGTTGAGGATGTCGGACGCTAGACACCACGTGGACTTCCTCTTCCCCATCACGGTGGTGCCCGTGGACGACGAGCCGCCCGTGGTGGAGTCCAACGGCGGCCTGGTGGTGCTCCACGGTCAGACGTGGCCCGTGCCGGCCCTGGCCCTCAGCGCCACCGACGTGGACTCGGAGGACTCCGGGGTGAAATTCACCGTGGTCCCGCCCTTCTCCGCCGTGGGCGCCACGCTGCTGAGGCAGTGGGACGCCCCGGAGGACCCGTCTTCGTGGAGGTTCAACTCGGAAGAGGGGGTTTACGAAAAGGAGGTGCGGGAGTGGCTGCAGAAAGACATCACGGATGGGAATCTCTTCTACAGACACGTGGGGCCTGGCCCGGCCACCGCCATCACGGACAAGGTGGTCTTCACGCTCCGGGACGACAACGACCCTCCTAACGAGTCCGAGCGGGTGACCTTTGTCATACGGGTGCTGCCCGTGGATGACATGGCGCCAGACGCGGCCGCCACCCAGCGCATGAACGTGGAGGAGGAGTACAAGCATGGGCCGAG CCGATATGGACGTGCCGAGCGCGTTCTACGTTCTGCGGAGAGGAGAAAAGGCCACGTGGGATGTTTTTCACTTCAGCGCAGAGGACAAAG cGGGCAAAACATTCCGAGACCACCGGTGCAGAGTCTCGTTGGAGAAGGACCTGAGAGGCGGAGCCTCGGTGAAGGTGGTGCCGAGAAGGAGGGGCTTCTTGGGGAAGACCTCTTTGCTAG GCGACGCCACTGA
- the alg5 gene encoding dolichyl-phosphate beta-glucosyltransferase — translation MDCICETLQALALLAIAAVILLCMVAYMTAQEANLTRHQQEKRFLTATGSQELFPSLRDPPSVQLSVVVPAYNEELRLPVMLDEAMEYLESRRKRRASFSYEVIVVDDGSKDKTTQVASRYTERYGADKVRVLTLVKNRGKGGAVRMGALSSRGRLILMADADGATKFADLEKVEEGLRQLSPKPDNMAVSCGSRAHLEQDALAQRSVFRNFLMWGFHFLVWSLCVRGIRDTQCGFKIFTREAALRIFSSLHVERWAFDVELLYMAQSLDIPVAEVAVNWTEIEGSKLVPFWSWLQMGRDLVFIRLRYLTGAWKLRPAIKSD, via the exons ATGGACTGCATCTGTGAAACACTGCAAGCTTTGGCTTTGTTAGCCATTGCAGCCGTCATTTTG CTTTGCATGGTGGCGTACATGACGGCTCAAGAAGCCAACCTGACGCGGCACCAGCAGGAAAAACGCTTCCTCACTGCCACGGGTTCCCAAGAGCTCTTCCCGAGTCTGCGCGACCCCCCATCCGTCCAACTGTCCGTGGTGGTCCCGGCCTACAACGAGGAGCTCCGCC tgCCCGTGATGCTAGACGAGGCCATGGAATATTTGGAGAGCAGACGG AAACGCCGAGCGTCCTTCAGCTACGAGGTCATCGTGGTGGACGATGGCAGTAAAGACAAAACCACGCAG GTAGCGTCACGCTACACCGAAAGGTACGGCGCCGATAAAGTGCGGGTTCTGACGCTGGTGAAGAACCGGGGGAAAGGCGGCGCGGTTCGTATG GGAGCGCTGAGCTCTAGGGGGCGCCTCATCCTGATGGCGGACGCCGACGGAGCCACCAAGTTTGCCGACCTTGAAAAAGTGGAAGAGGGCCTACGGCAACTCAGTCCAAAACCG gacAACATGGCGGTGTCGTGTGGTTCCAGAGCTCACCTGGAGCAGGACGCGCTGGCACAG CGCTCGGTGTTTCGCAACTTTTTGATGTGGGGTTTCCACTTCCTGGTTTGGTCCTTGTGCGTGCGCGGCATCCGCGACACGCAGTGCGGCTTCAAGATTTTCACCCGTGAGGCGGCGCTTCGAATTTTCTCCTCGCTGCACGTGGAACGCTG GGCTTTCGACGTGGAGCTCCTGTACATGGCGCAGTCCTTGGACATCCCCGTGGCCGAAGTGGCCGTCAACTGGACGGAGATCGAAg GTTCCAAGCTGGTTCCGTTCTGGAGCTGGCTCCAGATGGGTCGGGACCTGGTCTTCATCCGACTTCGCTACCTGACGGGAGCTTGGAAGTTGCGGCCGGCCATCAAGAGCGACTAG
- the exosc8 gene encoding exosome complex component RRP43, translating to MAAGFKTADPLEYHRSFLKENCRPDGRELLEFRTTTVNIGSIGTADGSALVKLGNTTVICGVKAELANPSVEEPGKGFVVPNVDLPPLCSSQFRPGPPGEQAQTASHFLADIIQSSEMLQTEDLCIERGKLCWSLYCDLICLDYDGNILDACTLALLAALKNTTLPAVSVNGETGAPQVDLEKRHKLKIVRHPVAASFCLFDQSIVLADPVAEEEQVATAHVTLATDEGGRLCSVRKPGGTSLSGDKLQELTRRATARQKHIHQLIDKVIKSIGPLGSVISQRATAGSEPRSPTRESSALTSAPPK from the exons ATGGCGGCTGGATTCAA GACAGCTGATCCGTTGGAGTATCATCGTAGCTTTCTG AAAGAAAATTGTAGACCAGATGGACGCGAACTGTTAGAATTCCGGACCACGACCGTCAACATTG GTTCCATCGGTACGGCAGATGGCTCCGCTTTGGTGAAGTTGGGCAACACAACGGTCATTTGTGGGGTTAAAGCg GAGTTGGCCAACCCGTCAGTGGAAGAACCTGGGAAAGGTTTCGTAG TGCCCAACGTGGACCTGCCGCCGCTTTGCTCCTCCCAGTTCCGACCCGGCCCGCCCGGGGAGCAAGCCCAGACCGCCAGTCACTTCCTGGCCGACATCATCCAGAG CTCTGAAATGTTGCAGACGGAGGACTTGTGTATTGAAAGAGGcaag CTGTGCTGGTCGCTCTACTGCGACCTGATTTGTCTGGATTACGACGGCAACATTTTGGACGCGTGCACGCTGGCCCTGCTCGCCGCCCTGAAAAACA CCACGCTTCCCGCAGTGTCCGTCAACGGCGAGACGGGCGCACCGCAAGTGGACTTGGAGAAACGGCACAAGTTGAAGATCGTCAGGCATCCCGTGGCCGCCTCCTTCTGCCTTTTTGACCA ATCTATCGTGTTGGCCGACCCGGTGGCGGAAGAGGAGCAAGTGGCTACGGCTCACGTTACCCTGGCAACGGACGAGGGGGGACGGCTTTGCTCCGTGCGCAAACCAG GTGGAACGTCTTTGTCTGGCGACAAGCTGCAGGAATTGACCCGCCGAGCCACAGCCCGACAGAAACACATCCACCAACTTATTGACAAAGTCATTAAAAGCATTGG accacttggttcggtgatcagccaaagggcgacagcgggaagcgaacccaggtctcccacacgggagtccagtgcactaacctctgcgccacccaagtga